A stretch of Prosthecochloris marina DNA encodes these proteins:
- the tmk gene encoding dTMP kinase, with protein MLITFEGIDGAGKSTQVKKLKKFLMEKGHEVLTLREPGGTIVAEKIRDLLLASKHDITPIGELLLFSASRAELVQNIIVPELQQNRIVILDRFYDSTTAYQGYGRGLDLETLRQINAISSFGLKPDVTFFLDISPEDALIRKFSEKSIPLAFEQSELDRMESSGLAFYQRVREGYMKLVETNERFILLDAGDEPQEIHNKIIQKLAPFCSNKQKKPMQSEKREKF; from the coding sequence ATGCTCATTACTTTCGAAGGCATCGATGGCGCAGGAAAGTCAACGCAGGTAAAAAAGCTCAAAAAATTCCTTATGGAAAAAGGCCACGAGGTGCTTACCCTAAGGGAACCTGGCGGCACTATCGTTGCCGAAAAAATCCGAGATCTTCTGCTTGCAAGCAAGCACGATATCACACCGATCGGAGAACTGCTGCTTTTTTCCGCAAGCCGTGCGGAACTGGTACAGAACATCATAGTACCCGAACTTCAGCAAAACAGAATTGTTATTCTGGACCGTTTTTACGATTCAACCACTGCATATCAAGGTTACGGACGCGGTTTGGATCTCGAAACGCTTCGTCAGATAAACGCTATATCTTCTTTCGGCCTTAAACCCGACGTCACTTTCTTTCTCGACATTTCACCTGAAGACGCCCTTATCAGAAAGTTTTCTGAAAAGTCAATCCCTCTTGCCTTCGAACAAAGTGAACTCGACCGAATGGAAAGCTCAGGGCTCGCATTTTATCAGCGGGTAAGAGAGGGCTATATGAAACTTGTCGAGACCAATGAACGTTTCATACTACTGGATGCCGGTGATGAACCCCAGGAAATCCACAACAAAATCATACAAAAACTGGCGCCCTTTTGCAGCAACAAACAGAAGAAACCGATGCAGTCAGAAAAACGCGAAAAGTTTTGA
- a CDS encoding beta-phosphoglucomutase family hydrolase, whose amino-acid sequence MLTGVIFDLDGVVTGTAKIHSLAWESMFNEFLKEYAEANNEPFVPFDPGLDYLNYVDGKPRMEGVRSFLESREIELPFGEIDDVPEMPTVCGLGNRKNQVFTEILIKEGPEVFQSTVDFIHELKSRGVRIGIASSSRNCKLILELAKLEHLFETRVDGEVSLELKLKGKPNPDIFTTAADNLGLHPHDCVVVEDAISGVQAGSAGNFGLVLGIAREIEGMKLQEEGADIVVRDLGEISVDEVFEWFETDLIEDGWNLRYATFKPEEEKLRETLTAIGNGYLGTRGAYEGSRASLHHYPGTYLAGVFNKIPSEVHGETIYNNDFVNCPNWLPIEFRICCGDFIDPFEQKILSYRQDLDFKNAVMNREIVIQDNLGRVTRISSRRFASMDNPHLCAQQFSFLPINYTGDIEFRTAIDGTIENKGVARYSALASDHLEHVDSGTSDEGIFLHVQTNSSHYQIVTHAKSRVTVSGSPVTAEKNIESSPRYIAELFKVPLESGQECTIEKIVTYHTSLDNDHDDPKAAGDKTICEARSFTELLEAHSSAWEKIWDKSNISIDGDRFSQKALRFHTYHLLGTASPHNPSIDAGMPARGLNGEAYRGHIFWDEIYILPFFIHHFPDIAKALLMYRYNRLDAARAYARENGFNGAMFPWQTADDGSEETQIVHYNPQSGTWGPDLSRNQRHVSIAVFYNTWRYAHETEDILFLEEYGAEMLFEIARFWAGIARHLPDTNQYHIEGVMGPDEFHEKLPESHKEGLKDNAYTNIMTAWLLEKAVELSETLDPSVMDKLVTNINLGYDEIEEWKKICSNMHIIVTKDGILEQFDGYMDLKELDWDQYRKKYGNIHRMDRILKAEGDSPDNYKVAKQADVLMTFYALSPIEVKHILENNGHHIHDAIKMVRDNYAYYEPRTSHGSTLSKVVHAIISSYLHDGHETAWRWFSESLKSDIEDTQGGTTQEGIHCGVMGGTLDTATRYFAGISFTDDMLNVHPNLPEHWRSLDLKICFRNSWYHLTIAPQTITVQLLESQEESVSATIAGHKVTIAKGEKASRNC is encoded by the coding sequence ATGCTTACAGGTGTCATTTTCGATTTGGACGGAGTTGTGACAGGAACCGCAAAAATTCACAGCCTCGCCTGGGAATCGATGTTCAACGAATTTCTTAAAGAATACGCGGAAGCAAACAATGAACCTTTCGTGCCGTTCGATCCCGGCCTTGACTATTTGAACTATGTCGACGGCAAACCTCGTATGGAAGGTGTCAGAAGTTTTCTTGAATCCCGTGAGATTGAACTTCCTTTTGGCGAAATCGACGATGTACCGGAAATGCCCACGGTTTGCGGTCTTGGAAATCGTAAAAACCAGGTTTTCACTGAAATCCTCATCAAAGAAGGCCCCGAGGTATTTCAAAGCACCGTTGACTTCATACATGAACTGAAATCGAGAGGGGTACGCATCGGAATCGCATCTTCCAGCAGAAACTGTAAACTCATTCTCGAACTTGCAAAACTCGAGCACCTTTTTGAAACCAGAGTGGATGGTGAAGTTTCTCTTGAACTAAAACTCAAAGGCAAACCAAATCCCGATATTTTTACAACAGCTGCCGACAATCTCGGCCTTCATCCCCATGATTGCGTTGTCGTAGAGGACGCCATTTCCGGAGTTCAGGCAGGATCTGCCGGAAATTTCGGCCTGGTACTCGGTATCGCCCGTGAAATCGAAGGAATGAAACTTCAGGAAGAAGGGGCGGATATCGTTGTCAGAGACCTTGGCGAAATCAGTGTCGACGAAGTTTTTGAATGGTTCGAAACAGATCTGATTGAAGATGGCTGGAATCTTCGTTATGCAACATTCAAACCCGAAGAGGAAAAGTTACGGGAAACACTGACTGCCATTGGTAACGGCTATCTTGGAACAAGAGGCGCATACGAAGGATCCAGAGCCTCTCTCCATCATTACCCGGGAACGTATCTTGCAGGCGTATTCAACAAAATTCCCTCGGAAGTACATGGAGAAACCATTTATAATAACGATTTCGTCAACTGCCCCAACTGGCTTCCGATAGAATTCAGAATATGCTGTGGCGATTTCATAGATCCTTTTGAGCAGAAAATTCTGAGTTACCGACAGGATCTCGATTTCAAAAACGCCGTCATGAACCGTGAGATCGTTATCCAGGACAACCTCGGCAGGGTAACCCGAATATCGAGCAGACGGTTTGCAAGCATGGATAATCCCCATCTTTGTGCCCAGCAATTCTCTTTTCTCCCGATCAATTACACAGGCGATATCGAATTCAGAACCGCTATCGATGGGACTATCGAAAACAAAGGTGTTGCAAGATACAGTGCTCTTGCATCAGACCATCTCGAACATGTCGATAGCGGAACTTCGGATGAAGGAATATTTCTGCATGTACAGACAAACAGCTCTCATTACCAGATAGTGACCCATGCAAAAAGCCGTGTAACGGTATCCGGTTCACCGGTAACAGCTGAAAAAAACATTGAATCATCTCCACGATATATCGCAGAACTTTTCAAAGTACCGCTCGAAAGCGGTCAGGAGTGTACGATAGAAAAAATCGTAACCTATCATACCTCCCTCGATAACGACCATGACGACCCGAAAGCAGCAGGTGATAAAACCATATGCGAAGCTCGAAGTTTTACCGAACTGCTCGAAGCCCATTCTTCAGCGTGGGAAAAAATATGGGATAAAAGCAACATTTCCATCGATGGCGACCGTTTCAGCCAGAAAGCACTTCGCTTTCATACCTATCATCTTCTGGGAACCGCTTCACCGCACAATCCATCCATCGATGCCGGTATGCCGGCAAGAGGCCTGAATGGAGAAGCGTATCGAGGCCACATCTTCTGGGATGAAATCTACATCCTTCCGTTCTTCATCCACCATTTCCCCGATATAGCCAAGGCCCTCTTGATGTATCGTTACAACAGGCTCGATGCGGCAAGAGCATATGCGCGGGAAAACGGATTCAATGGTGCCATGTTCCCTTGGCAAACAGCCGATGACGGCAGCGAGGAAACCCAGATTGTCCATTACAACCCTCAAAGCGGCACGTGGGGCCCGGACCTGAGCCGAAACCAGAGACATGTCTCAATCGCAGTGTTTTATAATACATGGCGTTACGCTCATGAAACCGAAGACATCCTTTTTCTGGAAGAATACGGTGCTGAAATGCTGTTTGAAATCGCCCGTTTTTGGGCCGGTATCGCAAGACACCTCCCCGATACCAACCAGTATCATATTGAAGGTGTCATGGGGCCGGATGAGTTTCACGAAAAACTCCCGGAAAGCCACAAAGAAGGCTTGAAAGATAACGCCTACACAAACATTATGACAGCCTGGCTTCTCGAAAAAGCCGTTGAACTTTCCGAAACACTCGACCCGTCGGTGATGGACAAGCTCGTTACCAATATCAATCTCGGGTACGACGAAATCGAGGAGTGGAAAAAGATATGCAGTAACATGCACATCATTGTTACAAAAGACGGAATACTCGAACAATTCGACGGTTATATGGACCTCAAGGAACTCGACTGGGATCAATACAGGAAAAAATACGGCAACATTCACCGTATGGACAGAATCCTCAAAGCCGAAGGCGACTCACCGGACAACTACAAGGTCGCCAAGCAAGCCGACGTACTGATGACATTCTACGCGCTTTCCCCGATTGAGGTGAAACATATCCTTGAAAACAACGGGCACCATATCCACGATGCCATCAAGATGGTAAGAGACAACTATGCATATTACGAACCTCGTACCAGCCATGGTTCGACACTCAGCAAGGTTGTTCATGCCATCATATCAAGCTATCTCCATGACGGGCATGAAACAGCATGGCGCTGGTTCAGCGAATCATTGAAAAGCGATATCGAAGATACACAAGGAGGAACAACCCAGGAAGGAATTCATTGTGGTGTAATGGGAGGAACCCTTGACACGGCCACTCGATATTTTGCCGGAATTTCCTTTACCGACGACATGCTCAATGTTCACCCCAACCTTCCTGAACATTGGAGATCGCTGGATCTCAAGATCTGTTTCCGTAACAGCTGGTATCATTTGACCATCGCCCCCCAAACCATTACCGTACAGCTTCTGGAAAGCCAAGAAGAAAGCGTTTCTGCAACTATTGCCGGCCATAAGGTAACAATAGCCAAAGGAGAAAAAGCATCCAGAAATTGCTGA
- a CDS encoding trehalose 6-phosphate synthase encodes MQQLILKEKKLETCTSPITLQDIRTLKELYQLKSETRDLRQPIVRNIMKQRVVGQQCIESLKNALYSLETIHIDDYTGQRVLRLDGRKQIEVDLTYEIRELKKDIYYLEYGEDHFINYLAKFIPDFRKYVNEGIKKLRGKSFNAFITDRDGTTNNYCGRYRSSVQPIYNSVFLSRFAKNCCRYPIFITSAPLKDFGILNVSINPSDIFFYAGSKGREFIDPEGEFHSYPIDEHKQELIHLLNERMRQLLEDPCLEKFNFIGSALQFKFGQTTIARQDITCSINPEESTALLEKVESIVKEIDPECRNFRIEDTGLDIEIILTIDQKKDNSVKDFDKGDGLEFICNKIDIDTECGPNLVCGDTASDIPMLKKAVELCDDVWAIFVTRDENLAKEVQQICPKSMIVPSPDILLTILGLLSL; translated from the coding sequence ATGCAACAACTGATTCTGAAAGAAAAGAAACTCGAGACATGTACGTCACCCATCACTCTTCAGGACATACGAACGCTTAAGGAACTTTACCAGCTCAAATCCGAAACCCGTGACCTGCGCCAGCCCATAGTGCGCAACATCATGAAGCAGAGGGTTGTTGGCCAGCAATGCATTGAGTCCCTGAAAAACGCCCTTTATTCACTCGAAACAATTCATATTGACGACTATACGGGACAGAGAGTCTTGCGGCTTGACGGCAGGAAACAGATCGAGGTCGACTTGACTTATGAGATCAGAGAGTTGAAAAAAGACATATACTACCTTGAATATGGTGAAGATCACTTTATCAATTATTTAGCAAAATTCATACCCGATTTTCGCAAATATGTGAACGAAGGCATCAAGAAACTTCGAGGCAAATCATTCAACGCATTTATTACAGATCGCGACGGAACAACGAATAACTACTGTGGCAGATACCGCTCATCCGTCCAGCCGATTTACAACTCGGTATTCCTGTCGAGATTCGCAAAAAATTGTTGCCGCTATCCGATCTTCATCACCTCGGCACCGCTCAAAGATTTCGGGATTCTCAATGTATCGATAAATCCCAGCGACATTTTTTTCTATGCCGGCTCGAAAGGCAGAGAGTTCATCGACCCTGAGGGAGAATTTCATAGTTACCCTATCGATGAACACAAGCAGGAACTTATACACCTGCTCAATGAAAGAATGCGTCAGTTGCTCGAGGATCCGTGTCTTGAAAAATTTAATTTTATCGGTTCGGCCCTGCAGTTCAAGTTTGGCCAAACAACTATCGCCCGGCAAGATATCACCTGCTCGATCAATCCAGAAGAATCAACGGCTCTTCTTGAAAAGGTCGAAAGCATTGTTAAAGAGATCGATCCTGAGTGCAGGAATTTCCGGATTGAAGATACCGGCCTCGACATCGAGATAATCCTCACTATCGACCAGAAAAAGGATAATTCAGTAAAAGATTTTGACAAGGGCGACGGACTTGAGTTTATCTGCAATAAAATAGACATCGACACGGAATGCGGTCCAAACCTGGTATGCGGCGACACTGCCTCAGACATCCCTATGCTTAAAAAAGCCGTTGAGTTATGCGATGACGTATGGGCCATTTTTGTCACCCGGGATGAAAATCTGGCAAAAGAAGTGCAGCAGATTTGTCCCAAGAGCATGATCGTACCATCGCCGGACATTCTTCTTACCATTCTGGGGCTGCTTTCCTTGTAA
- the queA gene encoding tRNA preQ1(34) S-adenosylmethionine ribosyltransferase-isomerase QueA: MRLSNFRYSLPKTRIADRPVADRDTCKLMVLNRRKKEIDHKVFSDIVSYFKKGDLLVLNNSRVFPAKIFGQKEKTDAKIEVFLLRELNKEAGLWDVLVDPARKVRVGNKIYFQDDVVAEVVDNTTSRGRTIRFLNPEIDVFELVEKIGTVPLPPYFTRKPDESDRKDYQTVYASQTGAVVAPMAGLHFTMPLLEEIKKKGVKILPLTLHPSLSSFNAIEVEDVSKHKMDSEYFNIPYQTAMEINETKLNKTGRVIAVGTTTCRVLEANATVEGKIKFGQGWTDKFIYPPYQFKVTDALVTNFQQPETTLLMMVSAFAEYRLLMDAYKKALKSDYHFLAYGDAMFIH, translated from the coding sequence ATGCGGCTTTCAAATTTTCGATACAGCTTACCGAAGACCCGAATCGCTGACCGTCCGGTCGCCGACCGCGACACCTGCAAGCTTATGGTGCTGAACCGTAGAAAAAAAGAAATCGATCATAAAGTTTTTTCCGATATCGTTTCTTATTTCAAAAAAGGCGATCTCCTCGTTCTGAACAACAGCAGGGTTTTTCCTGCAAAAATCTTCGGCCAGAAAGAAAAAACCGATGCAAAAATCGAAGTCTTTCTTTTACGCGAACTGAACAAGGAAGCCGGTTTGTGGGATGTTCTTGTAGACCCGGCCAGAAAAGTACGTGTCGGTAACAAGATATATTTTCAAGACGACGTTGTCGCTGAAGTCGTTGACAATACAACATCCAGGGGCCGTACCATACGATTTCTCAATCCTGAAATAGATGTTTTCGAACTGGTGGAAAAAATCGGAACCGTTCCGCTCCCGCCCTATTTTACAAGAAAGCCGGATGAATCCGATCGCAAAGACTACCAAACTGTCTATGCATCTCAAACAGGCGCAGTGGTTGCTCCAATGGCCGGTCTCCACTTCACGATGCCGCTGCTTGAAGAAATAAAGAAAAAAGGGGTCAAAATACTCCCGTTAACCCTTCACCCAAGCCTCAGTTCGTTCAACGCCATCGAGGTAGAGGATGTTTCCAAGCACAAGATGGACTCCGAGTACTTCAACATTCCCTACCAGACAGCAATGGAAATCAACGAGACCAAGCTCAACAAGACAGGAAGGGTTATCGCCGTAGGGACAACAACTTGCAGGGTACTTGAAGCCAATGCGACAGTCGAAGGAAAAATAAAATTCGGCCAGGGCTGGACGGACAAATTCATCTATCCTCCCTACCAGTTCAAGGTTACCGATGCACTTGTCACTAATTTTCAGCAGCCTGAAACAACGCTGCTTATGATGGTCAGTGCATTTGCCGAATACCGTTTGCTGATGGATGCTTATAAAAAAGCCCTGAAAAGCGATTATCACTTTCTGGCATATGGTGATGCAATGTTTATTCATTAA
- a CDS encoding alpha/beta fold hydrolase — MSAKSSSTIVLGGHKHRYLDTGDSSKPMLLLLHGISCSLDFFEQTIPLLSRSFRVLAFDLLGFGGSAKPKKAPYSLNLYSSLIIEFLAKTRNNENEKTFAVGHSMGGKYLLSTALLYPDSFDKLVLSNTDGFIEQPGWVRGISLPGIKQVLKKVFSSKLVSSKVFNTAFHNPKRVNNVSYKKNLAVSRDKDAIETVMALNRNHKQLDFSKTGLRQQLDRLDIPVLILWGDHDLYISPSIARIVHNEIPGSELYIFKNCGHSPMLEYPESFSNKVVRFLLNDEQ, encoded by the coding sequence ATGTCGGCCAAAAGCAGCAGCACTATCGTCCTTGGCGGACACAAGCATCGCTACCTTGATACAGGTGACTCCTCAAAACCCATGCTGCTTCTGCTGCACGGCATTTCCTGTTCCCTGGACTTTTTTGAACAGACAATCCCTTTACTTTCCCGTTCTTTCAGAGTCCTTGCGTTTGACCTGTTGGGATTTGGAGGATCGGCCAAACCGAAAAAGGCTCCATACTCCCTCAACCTCTATTCATCGCTGATCATTGAGTTTTTGGCCAAAACCCGTAACAACGAAAATGAAAAAACATTTGCCGTCGGTCATTCAATGGGTGGCAAATACCTGCTGTCAACCGCCCTCCTTTATCCGGATAGCTTCGACAAGCTGGTTCTGAGCAACACTGACGGCTTTATCGAGCAACCCGGCTGGGTTAGAGGCATAAGCCTGCCGGGTATAAAACAGGTTCTGAAAAAGGTTTTTTCCAGTAAGTTGGTTTCTTCAAAAGTGTTCAATACAGCATTTCACAACCCCAAACGGGTAAACAATGTCTCATATAAAAAAAACCTCGCTGTTTCAAGAGATAAAGATGCAATAGAAACAGTTATGGCCCTGAACAGAAATCACAAACAGCTCGACTTTTCAAAAACAGGACTTCGACAGCAACTCGATCGGCTCGATATTCCGGTTCTGATTTTATGGGGGGACCATGATCTGTATATTTCACCATCCATCGCCAGGATAGTACACAACGAAATCCCTGGTTCGGAACTGTATATTTTCAAAAACTGCGGTCACTCTCCCATGCTTGAATATCCAGAATCATTCAGCAATAAAGTTGTCCGCTTTCTCCTCAACGACGAACAATAA
- the ispD gene encoding 2-C-methyl-D-erythritol 4-phosphate cytidylyltransferase → MSSYAIIAASGVGKRMKLQEGQSKQLLEIGGYPVIYHTLSAFEQAASIDAVFIATKPESIGILESMKKKYGFSKIESIIPGGKERQDSIYNCIDLIEKHIATTGVLPEAILVHDGARPFIQSWEIDDIVSLSMRYGACVPATKPKDTIKYIAENSDFFGETLDRSRLLQVQTPQGFASKTLIQAHKHARLEQCYATDDAALVEKFFPEQNIKIYETGYHNIKITTPEDIHLAEAIYAKLLLQQETQSLEKN, encoded by the coding sequence ATGAGTTCATATGCCATTATCGCAGCGAGCGGTGTCGGAAAACGCATGAAACTGCAAGAAGGCCAAAGCAAGCAATTGCTTGAAATCGGAGGATACCCTGTCATTTACCACACACTCTCTGCATTTGAGCAGGCAGCTTCCATCGATGCTGTTTTTATCGCCACAAAGCCTGAAAGCATCGGAATATTGGAAAGCATGAAAAAAAAGTACGGCTTCTCCAAAATAGAGTCCATAATACCGGGAGGCAAAGAACGCCAGGACTCTATTTACAACTGTATCGACCTTATAGAAAAACATATAGCCACAACCGGCGTATTACCGGAAGCCATCCTGGTTCATGACGGAGCAAGGCCGTTTATTCAGTCCTGGGAAATCGATGATATTGTATCTCTTTCAATGCGATACGGAGCTTGCGTACCAGCCACGAAACCAAAAGATACAATCAAGTACATAGCGGAAAATTCTGATTTTTTCGGCGAAACGCTTGACCGAAGCCGCTTGCTCCAGGTACAGACACCGCAAGGATTCGCCTCGAAAACTCTTATCCAGGCCCATAAACACGCCAGATTAGAGCAGTGCTACGCAACAGATGATGCTGCCCTTGTGGAAAAATTTTTCCCTGAACAGAACATAAAAATCTACGAGACGGGATATCATAACATCAAAATCACCACTCCGGAAGATATCCACCTTGCCGAGGCTATCTATGCGAAGCTGCTGTTACAGCAAGAAACACAATCACTCGAAAAAAACTGA